In Triplophysa rosa linkage group LG18, Trosa_1v2, whole genome shotgun sequence, a genomic segment contains:
- the LOC130568741 gene encoding uncharacterized protein LOC130568741 isoform X2: protein MSAALFKMEEAPKILVTVLLDGTEICKKLFQLRSAAEIIDTCKRLLPRAAEYKRILQFNADFNEFIDIDLGDNIQNLDKFQVLFKSIKGGQLTANAEGASHQQNVCSCSCNILKVAPRNTQKAARSSQEKHPCEPIDVDTLKALIERKSPSILSDYEASGMLSEISRKRLVKIAVGGLVERSGFYPSSDEKLMLAKSVVTLFPSLKIKMGDTNEGFEHFYDPVSHSGFIEIKLRNLRRNLHDDQRRYHRKRCRMSDTTKESISLEMSAEEEESTQVWTTVIKWMKPSPENLTTIKVGMEKTYTSRRLWIANKSLTVNEIFEQYPRFADMPYLLDTEFEKMFPGKGELFLLKWEGNIVPKLLKMSSMKDLAVFAACNSNDESCYRALQMLTELLPPTASGRGKGWAKCSVKSAITYLLDIKQTGTSLQDHSQRIVENHQPHLVCLGSPSTTAQYIIVADNDKVTIPLEDNNMTCAIDKLFKLYWVCNLTYPLQLTSVFNFFENVYEMPLSSGRRSKVVELIAKLQALI, encoded by the exons ATGTCTGCTGCTCTG TTTAAAATGGAAGAAGCACCAAAAATACTTGTGACGGTTCTTCTAGATGGCACAGAGATTTGCAAGAAGCTCTTTCAGCTAAGGAGTGCTGCAGAAATAATTGACACTTGCAAGCGTCTATTGCCTCGTGCTGCTGAATATAAAAGAATTTTACAATTCAATGCTGATTTCAATGAATTTATTGATATAGACCTTGGTGACAACATCCAAAACTTGGACAAATTTCAAGTTTTGTTTAAATCAATTAAG GGTGGACAACTGACTGCAAATGCAGAAGGTGCAAGTCATCAACAGAAtgtatgttcatgttcatgtaatattttaaaggttgcaccaagaaacacacaaaaagcTGCTCGAAGTTCTCAAGAGAAG CATCCATGTGAACCAATTGATGTAGACACactgaaagcattaattgagaGGAAAAGTCCAAGTATACTGAGTGATTATGAAGCTTCAGGAATGCTCTCTGAGATATCAAGAAAACGTCTTGTAAAGATAGCAGTTGGTGGGTTGGTAGAGCGAAGCGGATT CTACCCTTCTAGTGATGAGAAACTGATGTTGGCAAAAAGTGTGGTGACACTGTTCCCTTCCCTAAAGATCAAGATGGGGGATACAAATGAAGGATTT GAGCATTTCTATGACCCAGTGTCCCACAGTGGCTTCATTGAGATTAAACTGAGGAATCTACGGCGGAATCTTCACGATGATCAGCGTCGCTATCATCGTAAACGCTGCCGGATGAGTGATACGACTAAAGAGTCTATCTCTCTTGAAATGAGTGCTGAAGAGGAGGAGTCCACTCAGGTGTGGACAACTGTGATCAAATGGATGAAACCGTCACCAGAAAACCTGACTACCATCAAAGTGGGCATGGAGAAAACATACACCAGTCGCAGGTTATGGATTGCGAACAAGTCCCTAACGGTGAACGAGATTTTTGAACAATATCCTCGTTTTGCAGACATGCCATATTTG CTTGACACTGAATTCGAGAAAATGTTTCCTGGGAAGGGGGAACTCTTTCTTCTAAAATGGGAAGGGAATATTGTTCCAAAGTTGTTAAAGATGTCCTCAATGAAAGATCTTGCTGTCTTTGCAGCTTGCAACAGTAACGATG AATCATGCTACAGAGCTCTTCAAATGCTGACTGAACTGCTTCCACCCACTGCGTCAGGAAGAGGCAAAGGCTGGGCTAAATGCAGTGTAAAGTCAGCCATTACTTACCTTTTGGACATCAAGCAG ACTGGAACCAGCCTCCAGGATCATTCTCAACGAATTGTGGAAAACCATCAACCCCACCTTGTCTGTTTAGGTTCCCCAAGTACGACAGCGCAATACATCATTGTGGCAGACAATGACAAAGTTACCATTCCACTTGAAGATAACAATATGACATGCGCCATTGACAAGCTATTCAAACTGTACTGGGTTTGCAACCTGACATATCCCCTTCAACTTacatctgtttttaatttttttgaaaatgtttatgaaatgCCTCTCTCTAGTGGGAGGAGATCTAAAGTTGTGGAGCTCATTGCAAAGCTTCAAGCACTTATCTAA
- the LOC130568741 gene encoding uncharacterized protein LOC130568741 isoform X1 gives MSAALVTTSHKVVKFLLQEHFMPFYCKKTNWMLAIWFKMEEAPKILVTVLLDGTEICKKLFQLRSAAEIIDTCKRLLPRAAEYKRILQFNADFNEFIDIDLGDNIQNLDKFQVLFKSIKGGQLTANAEGASHQQNVCSCSCNILKVAPRNTQKAARSSQEKHPCEPIDVDTLKALIERKSPSILSDYEASGMLSEISRKRLVKIAVGGLVERSGFYPSSDEKLMLAKSVVTLFPSLKIKMGDTNEGFEHFYDPVSHSGFIEIKLRNLRRNLHDDQRRYHRKRCRMSDTTKESISLEMSAEEEESTQVWTTVIKWMKPSPENLTTIKVGMEKTYTSRRLWIANKSLTVNEIFEQYPRFADMPYLLDTEFEKMFPGKGELFLLKWEGNIVPKLLKMSSMKDLAVFAACNSNDESCYRALQMLTELLPPTASGRGKGWAKCSVKSAITYLLDIKQTGTSLQDHSQRIVENHQPHLVCLGSPSTTAQYIIVADNDKVTIPLEDNNMTCAIDKLFKLYWVCNLTYPLQLTSVFNFFENVYEMPLSSGRRSKVVELIAKLQALI, from the exons ATGTCTGCTGCTCTG GTCACTACGTCACACAAGGTTGTTAAGTTCCTCTTACAAGAACATTTCATGCCATTTTATTGTAAGAAGACAAACTGGATGCTTGCAATTTGG TTTAAAATGGAAGAAGCACCAAAAATACTTGTGACGGTTCTTCTAGATGGCACAGAGATTTGCAAGAAGCTCTTTCAGCTAAGGAGTGCTGCAGAAATAATTGACACTTGCAAGCGTCTATTGCCTCGTGCTGCTGAATATAAAAGAATTTTACAATTCAATGCTGATTTCAATGAATTTATTGATATAGACCTTGGTGACAACATCCAAAACTTGGACAAATTTCAAGTTTTGTTTAAATCAATTAAG GGTGGACAACTGACTGCAAATGCAGAAGGTGCAAGTCATCAACAGAAtgtatgttcatgttcatgtaatattttaaaggttgcaccaagaaacacacaaaaagcTGCTCGAAGTTCTCAAGAGAAG CATCCATGTGAACCAATTGATGTAGACACactgaaagcattaattgagaGGAAAAGTCCAAGTATACTGAGTGATTATGAAGCTTCAGGAATGCTCTCTGAGATATCAAGAAAACGTCTTGTAAAGATAGCAGTTGGTGGGTTGGTAGAGCGAAGCGGATT CTACCCTTCTAGTGATGAGAAACTGATGTTGGCAAAAAGTGTGGTGACACTGTTCCCTTCCCTAAAGATCAAGATGGGGGATACAAATGAAGGATTT GAGCATTTCTATGACCCAGTGTCCCACAGTGGCTTCATTGAGATTAAACTGAGGAATCTACGGCGGAATCTTCACGATGATCAGCGTCGCTATCATCGTAAACGCTGCCGGATGAGTGATACGACTAAAGAGTCTATCTCTCTTGAAATGAGTGCTGAAGAGGAGGAGTCCACTCAGGTGTGGACAACTGTGATCAAATGGATGAAACCGTCACCAGAAAACCTGACTACCATCAAAGTGGGCATGGAGAAAACATACACCAGTCGCAGGTTATGGATTGCGAACAAGTCCCTAACGGTGAACGAGATTTTTGAACAATATCCTCGTTTTGCAGACATGCCATATTTG CTTGACACTGAATTCGAGAAAATGTTTCCTGGGAAGGGGGAACTCTTTCTTCTAAAATGGGAAGGGAATATTGTTCCAAAGTTGTTAAAGATGTCCTCAATGAAAGATCTTGCTGTCTTTGCAGCTTGCAACAGTAACGATG AATCATGCTACAGAGCTCTTCAAATGCTGACTGAACTGCTTCCACCCACTGCGTCAGGAAGAGGCAAAGGCTGGGCTAAATGCAGTGTAAAGTCAGCCATTACTTACCTTTTGGACATCAAGCAG ACTGGAACCAGCCTCCAGGATCATTCTCAACGAATTGTGGAAAACCATCAACCCCACCTTGTCTGTTTAGGTTCCCCAAGTACGACAGCGCAATACATCATTGTGGCAGACAATGACAAAGTTACCATTCCACTTGAAGATAACAATATGACATGCGCCATTGACAAGCTATTCAAACTGTACTGGGTTTGCAACCTGACATATCCCCTTCAACTTacatctgtttttaatttttttgaaaatgtttatgaaatgCCTCTCTCTAGTGGGAGGAGATCTAAAGTTGTGGAGCTCATTGCAAAGCTTCAAGCACTTATCTAA